The following proteins are co-located in the Dietzia timorensis genome:
- a CDS encoding PspC domain-containing protein, with amino-acid sequence MYAQGYDNSAGPPARKRLLRNTSDRWIAGVCSGLADYFGIDATLVRILFVASILLPGPQVLLYLVLWLVIPQR; translated from the coding sequence ATGTACGCCCAGGGATACGACAACTCCGCCGGACCTCCGGCGCGCAAGCGCCTGCTGCGCAACACCTCCGACCGCTGGATCGCCGGCGTGTGCTCCGGGCTCGCCGACTACTTCGGAATCGATGCCACGCTCGTGCGCATACTGTTTGTCGCATCGATTCTGCTGCCGGGGCCGCAGGTCCTGCTCTACCTCGTTCTGTGGCTGGTTATCCCGCAGCGTTGA
- a CDS encoding crotonase/enoyl-CoA hydratase family protein: MTNIAQYASEGEPKSVRVDLPGTLEGRNPGVAQVTLIGPGKNNGMGPEFWAELPGVIAELDGNPDVRAIVIAGEGRNFSYGLDLVAMMPVLGEYFTGEVDASKPMGLHELITSMRAAIDAVGEAKTPTVAAIQGRCIGGAVDLISACDVRHAAADAEISIREVKVGIVADMGSLARLPHIIGDGLTRELALTGRDIDAGTALRYGLVTHVADSAEAALDSAHATAGEIADNPPLVVRGVKEVMARGIEEPIRRSSEYVATWNAGFLPAQDLLEAINATMEKRAPKFQGK; this comes from the coding sequence ATGACCAACATTGCGCAGTACGCGAGCGAAGGTGAACCGAAATCGGTGCGGGTCGACCTGCCCGGCACCCTCGAGGGGCGGAACCCGGGGGTAGCGCAGGTGACGCTCATCGGCCCCGGCAAGAACAACGGGATGGGCCCAGAGTTCTGGGCGGAACTGCCCGGTGTCATCGCCGAACTGGACGGCAACCCGGACGTGCGCGCGATCGTCATCGCCGGCGAGGGGCGCAATTTCTCCTATGGCCTCGACCTCGTGGCGATGATGCCGGTACTGGGCGAATACTTCACCGGCGAGGTGGATGCCTCGAAGCCGATGGGGCTGCACGAGCTCATCACCTCGATGCGCGCCGCGATCGACGCGGTCGGCGAAGCGAAGACGCCGACAGTAGCGGCGATCCAGGGACGCTGCATCGGCGGCGCCGTCGACCTCATCTCCGCGTGCGATGTGCGGCACGCCGCCGCAGACGCCGAGATCTCCATCCGCGAGGTCAAGGTCGGCATCGTCGCCGACATGGGCTCGCTCGCCCGTCTGCCGCACATCATCGGCGACGGACTCACCCGCGAACTCGCGCTCACCGGCCGCGATATCGATGCGGGCACCGCCCTGCGCTACGGGCTCGTCACCCACGTCGCCGACTCCGCCGAGGCGGCCCTGGATTCGGCGCACGCCACTGCCGGCGAGATCGCCGACAACCCGCCGCTCGTGGTGCGCGGGGTCAAAGAAGTCATGGCGCGCGGGATCGAGGAGCCGATACGCCGCAGCTCCGAATACGTCGCCACGTGGAACGCCGGCTTCCTGCCCGCCCAGGATCTGCTCGAGGCGATCAACGCGACGATGGAAAAGCGCGCACCGAAGTTCCAGGGCAAGTAA
- a CDS encoding Pls/PosA family non-ribosomal peptide synthetase has protein sequence MQGIPQNYLRSPHAAPSRTLIDVFESAVRRFPDAACIDDGERVLTYSEVHAHIAETSRWLHGQGVAPGARVGIHMPSGSANLYLAILSTLAAGAAYVPVDVDDPAERAELVFGQAGVAAVFTGDGLRTTSASEVNHPGMTSEAPRPPGPDDDCWIIFTSGTTGVPKGVAVSHRSAAAFVDAEARLFLQEQPLGPGDRVLAGLSVAFDASCEEMWLAWAHGACLVPAPRSIVKSGLDLGPWLLERDISIISTVPTLASMWPDSMLAGVRMVILGGEACPPELAARLVAGGRREVWNTYGPTEATVVACAAQLTGSGEVSIGLPLDGWDLAVVDGAGEPVPIGGTGELVIGGVGLARYLDPSKDAEKYAPMPSLGWERAYRSGDLVRLESDGLYFGGRVDDQVKIGGRRIELGEVDTAVSALPGVHAGAAAVKKTDAGSSVLVAYLVAVNPDAFDLPDAAGLLRESLPAGVVPRLALVDELPTRTSGKVDRAALPWPLESTSAPETELEGTQSWVAEMWSSAVGADVSGAGEDFFALGGGSLAAAHVIATVRERYPEVTVGDLYDRPRLADFADFLDGLDPVAEVQKRDVTPVPLGAQLAQLVLLLPLVTLSGARIGTWFALGAWVAGALGADWAPQLPTPALVVLAIILLTPIGRIVLAAAVARPLLGGVRPGRYQRGGSVHLRLWFAERWVEACGAAGIGTAGWNLVFASLLGAKIGKGVDLHTLPPVTGMLTLRDHCSIEPEVDLAGHWLDGDELVVGHVTVGEGAVIGARSTLLPGAEVGDGALVQPGSAVVGKVKARKRYSGSPARKRGKRRYRVWPREYAGHSRAWSAMYKASSLVLAGMPLVAIAAGMAIVLAATGDAESYGAAIALAAAWSVPAVICALVLFALMTLVGVRLLAIRMHEGFHPVHSRVAWQAWATERLMDAARTWLYPLYASMLTPPWLRLLGAKIGKDVEASTVLLIPSLTTVGDGAFLADDTMVGSYELGSGWMRVEQSTIGKRAFLGNSGMTAAGRKLPKRGLVAVLSSAPEKAKKGQSFIGSPPQQLPRAVAGGAEDAQTYSPTRRLKVARGAWETLRLVPVIASFWLLACIGIAQLRIADESGLGVALVLSGLLMIVAAVVAGAVTLAAKWLSVGAIRPGEQPLWSSFVWRNEVADSFVEMLAVPWLARPVTGTVVLSALLRGLGSRIGRGVWCETYWLPEADLISIGAGGTVNRGCVVQTHLFHDRIMQLDTVELGTGATLGAHCVTLPASSIGSGSTVGPASLVMRGESIPPGTRWQGNPIAPWRG, from the coding sequence GTGCAAGGCATTCCACAGAATTACTTACGGTCCCCGCACGCCGCGCCGTCTCGCACGCTCATCGACGTGTTCGAGTCGGCTGTTCGTCGGTTTCCCGACGCCGCTTGTATCGATGACGGCGAGCGTGTCCTCACCTACTCCGAGGTGCACGCCCACATCGCCGAAACGTCCCGCTGGCTCCACGGCCAGGGCGTCGCGCCGGGTGCACGCGTCGGCATCCACATGCCGTCGGGCTCGGCGAACCTCTACCTGGCGATCTTGTCGACCCTCGCCGCCGGCGCCGCCTACGTCCCCGTCGACGTCGACGACCCGGCCGAGCGCGCCGAGCTCGTCTTCGGCCAGGCCGGCGTCGCCGCCGTGTTCACCGGAGACGGCCTGCGCACCACGTCCGCCTCGGAGGTCAACCACCCGGGTATGACGTCGGAGGCGCCGCGCCCTCCCGGCCCGGACGATGACTGCTGGATCATCTTCACCTCGGGCACGACCGGCGTGCCCAAGGGCGTCGCGGTCTCGCACCGCTCCGCCGCCGCATTCGTGGACGCCGAGGCTCGCCTGTTCCTGCAGGAGCAGCCGCTGGGCCCGGGCGACCGTGTGCTCGCCGGGCTGTCCGTAGCGTTCGACGCCTCGTGCGAGGAGATGTGGCTGGCGTGGGCGCACGGCGCGTGCCTCGTTCCCGCTCCGCGTTCGATCGTCAAGAGCGGCCTCGATCTCGGCCCGTGGCTCCTCGAACGGGACATTTCGATCATCTCCACAGTCCCCACGCTCGCATCGATGTGGCCGGATTCCATGCTCGCCGGGGTGCGCATGGTCATCCTCGGCGGCGAGGCCTGCCCGCCGGAACTCGCGGCCCGCCTCGTTGCCGGCGGACGTCGCGAGGTGTGGAACACCTACGGCCCCACCGAGGCGACGGTCGTCGCCTGCGCCGCCCAGCTCACCGGCAGCGGTGAGGTCTCCATCGGCCTGCCGCTCGACGGCTGGGACCTCGCGGTCGTCGACGGCGCCGGCGAGCCGGTCCCGATCGGCGGGACCGGAGAGCTCGTCATCGGCGGCGTCGGCCTCGCGCGCTACCTCGACCCCTCAAAGGACGCGGAGAAGTACGCGCCGATGCCGAGCCTCGGGTGGGAACGGGCCTACCGCTCCGGCGACCTCGTCCGCCTCGAATCCGACGGCCTCTATTTCGGCGGCCGCGTCGACGACCAGGTGAAGATCGGCGGCCGCCGCATCGAGCTCGGCGAGGTCGACACCGCGGTGTCGGCGCTGCCGGGCGTGCACGCAGGCGCCGCAGCGGTGAAGAAGACCGACGCCGGCTCATCCGTGCTCGTCGCCTATCTCGTCGCCGTCAACCCCGACGCCTTCGACCTCCCGGACGCCGCGGGCCTGCTGCGCGAATCGCTGCCGGCCGGCGTCGTCCCCCGACTCGCGCTCGTCGACGAACTGCCGACCCGCACCTCCGGCAAGGTCGACCGCGCAGCGCTACCGTGGCCGTTGGAGTCGACCTCGGCGCCCGAAACCGAACTCGAGGGCACGCAGAGCTGGGTCGCGGAAATGTGGTCCTCGGCTGTCGGCGCAGACGTGTCCGGCGCGGGCGAGGATTTCTTCGCGCTCGGCGGCGGTTCCCTCGCCGCCGCGCATGTCATCGCCACCGTGCGCGAGCGCTACCCGGAGGTCACTGTCGGAGACCTCTACGACCGCCCGCGCCTGGCTGATTTCGCCGATTTCCTCGACGGCCTCGATCCCGTCGCGGAGGTCCAGAAGCGCGACGTCACTCCCGTTCCGCTCGGTGCGCAGCTGGCGCAACTCGTCCTGCTGCTCCCTCTCGTCACGCTCTCCGGGGCGCGCATCGGCACGTGGTTCGCGCTCGGCGCATGGGTCGCCGGCGCGCTCGGCGCAGACTGGGCGCCGCAGTTGCCGACGCCCGCGCTCGTCGTGCTCGCGATCATCCTGCTCACCCCGATCGGCCGCATCGTGCTCGCCGCCGCGGTGGCGCGGCCACTGCTCGGCGGCGTCCGGCCCGGCCGGTATCAACGCGGCGGCTCGGTGCACCTGCGCCTGTGGTTCGCCGAGCGCTGGGTCGAGGCGTGCGGCGCGGCCGGTATCGGCACCGCCGGCTGGAACCTCGTGTTCGCATCGCTGCTCGGCGCGAAGATCGGCAAGGGCGTCGACCTGCACACCCTGCCCCCGGTCACCGGGATGCTCACGCTGCGCGACCACTGCTCGATCGAGCCGGAGGTAGACCTCGCGGGGCATTGGCTCGACGGCGACGAGCTCGTCGTCGGCCACGTCACGGTCGGCGAGGGCGCGGTCATCGGAGCGCGCTCGACGTTGCTGCCCGGCGCCGAGGTCGGCGACGGCGCGCTCGTGCAGCCCGGTTCGGCCGTGGTCGGCAAGGTCAAGGCGCGCAAGCGCTACTCGGGTTCGCCCGCCCGCAAGCGCGGCAAGCGCCGCTACCGGGTGTGGCCGCGCGAATACGCCGGCCACTCGCGCGCCTGGTCCGCGATGTACAAGGCGAGCTCCCTGGTCCTCGCGGGAATGCCGCTCGTGGCGATCGCGGCGGGAATGGCGATCGTGCTCGCCGCGACCGGCGACGCCGAGTCCTACGGGGCCGCGATTGCGCTCGCAGCGGCATGGTCGGTGCCCGCCGTCATATGTGCATTGGTTCTGTTCGCGCTGATGACGCTCGTGGGCGTCCGGCTCCTGGCGATCCGGATGCACGAGGGTTTCCATCCCGTGCACTCGCGCGTGGCGTGGCAGGCGTGGGCCACCGAGCGGCTCATGGATGCCGCGCGGACCTGGCTGTACCCGCTGTACGCGTCGATGCTGACGCCGCCGTGGCTGCGCCTGCTCGGCGCGAAAATCGGCAAGGACGTCGAGGCGTCGACGGTGCTACTCATCCCCTCGCTCACCACGGTCGGCGACGGCGCGTTCCTCGCCGACGACACGATGGTCGGCTCGTACGAGCTGGGCTCGGGGTGGATGCGCGTCGAGCAGTCCACGATCGGCAAGCGCGCCTTCCTCGGCAATTCCGGGATGACGGCGGCCGGCCGCAAACTGCCCAAGCGCGGGCTCGTCGCGGTGCTGTCGTCGGCGCCGGAGAAGGCGAAGAAGGGACAGTCCTTCATCGGCTCGCCGCCGCAGCAGCTACCGCGCGCGGTGGCCGGCGGCGCCGAGGACGCGCAGACCTACTCGCCGACGCGGCGCCTCAAGGTCGCGCGCGGCGCGTGGGAGACGCTGCGCCTGGTCCCCGTGATCGCCTCGTTCTGGCTGCTCGCGTGCATCGGCATCGCGCAGCTGCGCATCGCCGACGAGTCCGGGCTCGGTGTCGCGCTTGTCCTGTCCGGCCTGCTCATGATCGTCGCGGCCGTGGTCGCGGGCGCGGTAACTCTCGCCGCGAAGTGGCTGAGCGTCGGCGCGATCCGTCCCGGCGAGCAGCCGCTGTGGAGCTCGTTCGTGTGGCGCAACGAGGTCGCCGACTCCTTCGTCGAGATGCTCGCGGTGCCGTGGCTCGCGCGGCCCGTGACCGGCACCGTGGTGCTGTCCGCGCTGCTACGCGGCCTCGGGTCGCGGATCGGCCGCGGGGTATGGTGCGAAACGTACTGGCTGCCCGAGGCGGATCTCATCTCGATCGGTGCGGGCGGCACCGTGAACCGCGGCTGCGTCGTACAGACGCACCTGTTCCACGACCGGATCATGCAGCTCGACACCGTCGAACTCGGCACCGGCGCGACCCTCGGCGCGCATTGCGTGACCCTGCCCGCCTCGTCGATCGGCTCCGGCAGCACCGTCGGCCCGGCCTCGCTGGTGATGCGCGGCGAATCGATTCCGCCGGGCACCCGCTGGCAGGGTAACCCCATTGCGCCGTGGCGCGGATAG
- a CDS encoding M1 family metallopeptidase: MAIRPVKKDTVSRPSKPASTRRRDPVDPYLPDAGNHGYSVSRYDLDLSYRVAPNRLTGVATISLFTTEPLRDFSLDLSRHLSVSKVSWVGAKLARFRHSGGKLRMTAGDDIPVGAAITVTVKYSGNPRPIKGVWGEVGWEELDEGVLVANQPNGAASWFPCDDHPASKAPMRIALTTDSPYKVVCTGELVGKKASGSTTAWEFDMAYPTSTYLAAVNIGLYEHLQITGGDVPIHAYIPADLRREFSESFARQREMMDLFEKLFGPYPLDSYKVVVTDDELEIPLESMGMSTFGRNIAVAGDAEERLIAHELAHQWFGNTVTAESWKGIWLHEGFACYAEWLWSEFSGGADAHSHALKYFARLQSSPHDLLLADPGPALMFDDRVYKRGALTLHVLRGVIGDSAFFDLIREWMEEFGGSTATTEDFIDMAEDATDVDLEPLWDTWLFSTDMPAGLGMPS, translated from the coding sequence ATGGCGATCAGACCCGTAAAGAAGGACACTGTGTCCCGGCCGAGCAAGCCGGCCTCGACGCGGCGCCGCGACCCGGTCGACCCGTACCTGCCCGACGCCGGCAACCACGGCTACAGCGTCTCGCGGTACGACCTCGACCTGAGTTACCGGGTCGCGCCCAATCGCCTCACCGGCGTCGCGACGATCTCGCTGTTCACCACCGAGCCGCTGCGCGATTTCTCCCTCGACCTCTCGCGCCACCTATCGGTGTCGAAAGTCTCGTGGGTCGGCGCGAAGCTCGCCCGCTTCCGCCATTCCGGCGGCAAACTCCGGATGACGGCGGGCGACGACATCCCCGTCGGCGCCGCGATCACCGTGACCGTCAAATACTCGGGCAACCCGCGGCCCATCAAGGGCGTGTGGGGCGAGGTCGGCTGGGAGGAGCTCGACGAGGGCGTCCTCGTCGCGAACCAGCCGAACGGCGCGGCGTCATGGTTCCCCTGCGACGACCACCCGGCATCCAAAGCGCCGATGCGGATCGCGCTGACCACCGACTCCCCGTACAAGGTGGTGTGTACGGGCGAGCTCGTCGGCAAGAAGGCCTCCGGCAGCACGACCGCGTGGGAATTCGACATGGCGTACCCGACGTCGACCTATCTCGCGGCGGTGAACATCGGACTCTACGAGCACCTGCAGATCACCGGCGGCGACGTGCCCATCCACGCCTACATCCCCGCCGACCTGCGACGCGAGTTCTCCGAGTCCTTCGCCCGCCAGCGCGAGATGATGGACCTTTTCGAGAAGCTGTTCGGCCCGTACCCGCTGGACTCGTACAAGGTCGTGGTCACCGACGACGAGCTGGAGATCCCGCTCGAGTCGATGGGCATGTCCACGTTCGGCCGCAACATCGCCGTCGCCGGCGACGCCGAGGAACGCCTCATCGCGCACGAACTCGCCCACCAGTGGTTCGGCAACACCGTGACGGCGGAGTCCTGGAAGGGCATCTGGCTGCACGAGGGTTTCGCCTGCTACGCCGAATGGCTGTGGTCGGAATTCTCCGGCGGGGCCGACGCGCACTCGCACGCGCTCAAGTACTTCGCCCGCCTGCAGTCCTCGCCGCACGACCTGCTGCTCGCAGATCCCGGGCCGGCGCTGATGTTCGACGACCGCGTGTACAAGCGGGGCGCGCTGACCCTGCACGTGCTCCGCGGTGTGATCGGCGACTCCGCGTTCTTCGACCTGATCCGCGAGTGGATGGAGGAATTCGGCGGCAGCACCGCCACGACCGAGGACTTCATCGACATGGCCGAGGACGCGACCGACGTGGACCTCGAACCGTTGTGGGATACGTGGCTGTTCTCAACGGACATGCCCGCCGGGCTGGGGATGCCGAGCTGA
- a CDS encoding polysaccharide biosynthesis protein — translation MRSMTLATLFAALSGFVILPIAGRALGAENVDGFQAFWALFFALGGVANGLMQETTRAVRSATTVTGATGAAGAAGAAGATDRGIAQSANGATAIHEIAVGPESGLAAGRAIAAPSSTPTYPLARTYPLPRTRNLLWSGLAVGLALATLVALSGPAWHSLGLDPHGGAAVAILAAGICSFSLQAAVAGALSGTQRWNIYAVLLTIDAGLRLLAALAAWALGVPHLAFEITTVVGALTWIGMVAALPAVREALRSPIDVGPGKFWTSTIQAMAAGAGTSVMVTGFPLLVTATAGAGDDRVLMGATINAILLTRAPLLVPLTSFQSAIIVWFVERREQGLRALGIPFSAVIGVGVVGAAAAWIVADPIVRLIYGDEFGLPGAVFAGLTAASVGTAALMISGNAALAFERHAVFNIGWWVAVAASVGLLLVLPLELDTRATLALLAGPIVGAVVHCLGIAAGARTARREAAAGAH, via the coding sequence GTGCGCTCAATGACGCTTGCCACATTGTTCGCGGCGCTGTCCGGGTTTGTCATCCTGCCGATCGCGGGCCGCGCGCTCGGCGCGGAAAACGTCGACGGCTTCCAGGCCTTCTGGGCGCTGTTCTTCGCACTCGGCGGAGTCGCGAACGGGCTCATGCAGGAAACGACGCGAGCGGTGCGCAGCGCGACGACGGTTACGGGAGCCACGGGAGCGGCGGGAGCGGCGGGAGCGGCGGGAGCCACGGACCGCGGCATCGCGCAGTCCGCGAACGGCGCCACCGCGATCCACGAGATCGCGGTCGGCCCGGAATCCGGGCTCGCCGCAGGTCGCGCCATCGCCGCCCCGAGTAGCACCCCGACCTACCCTCTTGCCCGCACCTACCCTCTACCCCGCACCCGCAACCTGCTGTGGTCCGGGCTCGCGGTAGGTCTCGCGCTCGCCACGCTCGTCGCGCTGTCGGGGCCGGCGTGGCATTCGCTCGGCCTCGACCCCCACGGCGGCGCCGCCGTCGCAATCCTCGCGGCAGGCATCTGCAGTTTCTCCTTGCAGGCCGCGGTCGCCGGCGCCCTCTCGGGCACCCAGCGCTGGAACATCTACGCCGTCCTGCTCACCATCGATGCCGGTCTCCGCCTCCTCGCGGCGCTCGCCGCCTGGGCGCTGGGCGTGCCGCACCTCGCGTTCGAGATCACCACTGTTGTGGGCGCGCTCACCTGGATAGGGATGGTCGCGGCGCTTCCCGCGGTCCGCGAGGCCCTGCGCTCCCCCATCGACGTCGGTCCCGGGAAGTTCTGGACCTCGACCATCCAGGCGATGGCGGCGGGCGCGGGCACCTCGGTCATGGTCACAGGGTTCCCGCTACTCGTCACGGCGACGGCCGGCGCCGGCGACGACCGTGTGCTCATGGGCGCGACGATCAACGCGATCCTTCTCACCCGCGCCCCGCTGCTCGTGCCGCTCACGAGTTTCCAGAGCGCGATCATCGTGTGGTTCGTCGAGCGGCGGGAGCAGGGACTGCGCGCTCTGGGGATCCCGTTCTCCGCCGTCATAGGCGTGGGGGTTGTCGGCGCGGCGGCGGCCTGGATCGTCGCGGACCCGATCGTGCGGCTCATCTATGGCGACGAGTTCGGGCTGCCCGGGGCGGTGTTCGCGGGGTTGACGGCGGCGAGCGTCGGCACCGCGGCGCTGATGATCTCGGGCAACGCCGCGCTCGCGTTCGAGCGGCACGCGGTGTTCAACATCGGCTGGTGGGTCGCGGTGGCCGCGTCGGTGGGGCTGCTGCTCGTGCTGCCGTTGGAGCTGGACACGCGCGCCACGCTGGCACTGCTCGCCGGGCCGATCGTCGGCGCGGTCGTCCACTGTCTCGGCATCGCGGCGGGCGCGCGGACGGCGAGGCGCGAGGCCGCCGCCGGCGCCCACTAG
- a CDS encoding D-alanyl-D-alanine carboxypeptidase/D-alanyl-D-alanine-endopeptidase → MAPKVWRGRSILWRIGLVLIAMVLAIALIVSAALATNTEHLAAPDTDMPEVGAPEPALAALPEDAPVPAKSALDKLIAPLAADPVVGDLTGVVIDNATGEHLWAKDADRTRIPASSTKLLTALAAYSVLPADNTLPTTLARGEAEGELVVIPGGNVTTAAADESTFFPGADTLDDYVELAESTGETFTKITVAPGPYEGPEMADGWNEADIPGGYLTRVQPWMLDAGRVDPEETESPREGQPMYAAAVELGSRLDIAESGVKLSSSPVPVQDTIGAIDSGKMAERTRNILDDSDNVGADALCHEAAMHVTGIDHADPVSDGEAGHTDSESRVSIKEATDNILRVLRDKGVDIAGTTLADCSGMSRENRISADVLAQVLHLAAGPEANPQMRALLDGLPIAAGSGTLLDRFGAGSGAEDGAGWIRAKTGTLSGVSSLAGIVTTEDGRSLSFALMSEGTNPADARPGLDRIAALLRDCGCR, encoded by the coding sequence ATGGCGCCGAAGGTGTGGCGAGGGCGATCGATTCTGTGGCGAATCGGTCTCGTTCTCATCGCCATGGTGCTCGCCATCGCGCTCATTGTTTCCGCCGCTCTGGCGACCAATACCGAGCATTTGGCAGCGCCGGATACCGACATGCCGGAAGTCGGCGCGCCCGAACCGGCGCTCGCGGCGCTTCCCGAGGATGCGCCGGTACCGGCGAAGTCGGCGCTCGACAAGCTCATCGCGCCGCTCGCGGCCGATCCGGTTGTGGGGGATCTCACCGGCGTCGTCATCGATAACGCCACGGGCGAGCATCTGTGGGCCAAGGATGCGGACCGCACGCGCATCCCCGCGTCGTCGACGAAGCTGCTCACTGCGTTGGCGGCGTATTCGGTCCTTCCGGCGGACAACACCTTGCCCACGACGCTGGCGCGCGGCGAGGCCGAAGGCGAGCTCGTCGTCATCCCAGGCGGCAACGTCACCACCGCCGCCGCGGACGAATCGACGTTCTTCCCCGGGGCCGACACCCTTGATGACTACGTCGAGCTGGCCGAATCGACGGGGGAGACCTTCACCAAGATCACGGTCGCCCCCGGCCCTTACGAGGGGCCGGAAATGGCCGATGGCTGGAACGAGGCCGATATCCCGGGCGGCTACCTCACCCGCGTGCAGCCGTGGATGCTCGACGCGGGCCGCGTCGACCCGGAGGAGACCGAGTCCCCGCGCGAGGGCCAGCCGATGTACGCCGCCGCGGTCGAGCTTGGTTCGCGGCTCGATATCGCCGAGAGCGGCGTGAAGCTCTCGAGCAGTCCCGTTCCGGTGCAGGACACCATCGGCGCGATCGACTCCGGGAAAATGGCCGAACGCACCCGCAACATCCTTGACGATTCGGACAACGTCGGCGCCGACGCGTTGTGCCACGAGGCCGCCATGCACGTCACGGGCATCGACCATGCCGATCCGGTCTCCGATGGGGAGGCGGGGCACACCGATTCCGAATCGAGGGTGTCGATCAAGGAGGCGACCGACAACATCCTCCGCGTCCTCCGCGACAAGGGCGTCGACATCGCCGGCACGACACTGGCCGACTGCTCGGGGATGAGCCGCGAGAACCGCATCTCCGCCGATGTCCTCGCACAAGTTCTCCACCTCGCGGCCGGGCCGGAGGCTAACCCGCAGATGCGCGCTTTGCTCGACGGGCTACCGATCGCCGCCGGGAGCGGTACCCTCCTCGACCGCTTCGGCGCGGGCTCGGGCGCGGAGGACGGTGCGGGGTGGATCCGCGCGAAGACCGGCACGCTGTCGGGCGTGTCCTCCCTCGCCGGCATCGTCACCACCGAAGACGGCCGCTCCCTGTCGTTCGCGCTCATGTCCGAGGGCACCAACCCCGCCGACGCACGCCCGGGCCTCGACCGCATCGCCGCGCTTCTGCGCGACTGCGGGTGCCGATAG
- a CDS encoding inorganic diphosphatase has protein sequence MAIEVTIEIPKGSRTKYEVDHETGKVYLDRYLFTSMGYPVDYGFIDHTLGEDGDPLDAMVLLPESVPPGVIVKARPVAVYTMSDEAGGDDKLLCVLDDPRWESIKDVGDVDEFELKAIAHFFEHYKDLEPGKFVNPGEWVGAEHANTLIDEAIARYKK, from the coding sequence GTGGCAATCGAAGTAACCATCGAGATCCCCAAGGGCTCGCGCACCAAGTACGAGGTCGACCATGAGACCGGCAAGGTCTACCTGGACCGTTACCTGTTCACCTCGATGGGTTACCCCGTCGACTACGGGTTCATCGATCACACCCTCGGCGAGGACGGCGACCCGCTGGACGCGATGGTTCTGTTGCCCGAGTCCGTGCCGCCGGGAGTGATCGTCAAGGCGCGCCCCGTCGCCGTCTACACGATGAGCGACGAGGCCGGAGGCGACGACAAGCTGCTGTGCGTCCTCGACGATCCGCGCTGGGAGTCCATCAAGGACGTCGGCGACGTGGACGAGTTCGAGCTCAAGGCGATCGCGCACTTCTTCGAGCACTACAAGGACCTCGAGCCGGGCAAGTTCGTCAATCCCGGCGAATGGGTCGGCGCCGAGCACGCCAACACCCTCATCGACGAGGCGATCGCGCGCTACAAGAAGTAG
- a CDS encoding TetR/AcrR family transcriptional regulator, with protein sequence MTPRNEAEAPTWGLREAKKERTRLAIVDAGLDIVIESGRTHATVDAIAERAGVSVRTFHNYFDSKDAMFAHPLAQLLETLTTKLAEQPADAEYFDALSGAWIGMLEAESDRILRVAAAFNALGSAESVESRVSTVVDENARPLIDELVRRHRRANPFSGLGSELAVTLSLRVFVEATTVALSNSPQSAPLLGPVELAPGDADVLLREVTEALAALRSVFTPTR encoded by the coding sequence ATGACACCTCGGAACGAAGCGGAGGCACCGACGTGGGGCCTGCGCGAGGCGAAAAAGGAGCGAACGCGGCTGGCGATCGTCGACGCCGGACTCGATATCGTCATCGAATCCGGTCGCACCCACGCGACGGTCGACGCGATCGCTGAGCGCGCCGGAGTGTCGGTGCGCACGTTTCACAATTACTTCGATTCCAAGGACGCGATGTTCGCGCACCCCTTGGCGCAGCTGCTCGAGACTCTCACCACGAAGCTCGCCGAACAACCGGCCGACGCCGAATACTTCGACGCGCTCTCGGGCGCGTGGATTGGGATGCTCGAGGCAGAGAGCGACCGCATCCTGCGGGTGGCCGCCGCGTTCAACGCCCTCGGCAGCGCCGAGTCCGTCGAATCACGGGTGTCGACGGTTGTGGACGAGAACGCACGCCCGTTGATAGACGAGCTCGTCCGACGTCATCGGAGGGCCAACCCGTTCTCCGGACTGGGCAGCGAGCTGGCGGTGACCTTGTCGCTGCGCGTCTTCGTGGAGGCCACGACGGTGGCGCTGAGCAACTCGCCGCAATCGGCGCCGCTGCTCGGGCCGGTCGAGCTCGCGCCCGGCGATGCCGACGTGCTCTTGCGGGAGGTCACCGAGGCGCTCGCCGCGCTGCGCAGCGTGTTCACGCCGACCCGCTAG